From Candidatus Aminicenantes bacterium, one genomic window encodes:
- a CDS encoding MBL fold metallo-hydrolase, whose translation MMASRYLRLSGRAVSAAVLGVSAILASPPAMGSFSAAVIDQKPIPSSFALRRLSPRVLTLFGGPGSVKVHSVVVASRRGLVVVDANISPRLAEEMKAIAARELGRSDFRYVILTHADGDHAWGGAAFPGAEIIAQRGARERLKAVAADPAKALAEELAYSCERIAEWRRSLAALPAGASDAATYRTIIAREEALVRDYETGFSVVPPTIGFDDRLTLDLGDLTAELVFFGAAHSGDDILVYFPEEKLLLTGDLGFDFSLGSPREDAPQPDRVFDVPRWLRALDTVLSDPHGLEYVISAHRREIGSGKDLARRRAYLGASWDRVLEARAKGETLESVLERSGLDAFFPEAMAWPLTWSGMPTDEERRARHRSLLRLFWREAGRAARLD comes from the coding sequence ATGATGGCGTCCCGATACCTCCGTTTGAGCGGCCGGGCCGTCAGCGCGGCCGTTCTGGGCGTTTCGGCCATCCTTGCGAGCCCGCCGGCCATGGGATCTTTTTCGGCGGCCGTGATCGATCAGAAGCCGATCCCGTCTTCGTTCGCGCTCCGGCGGCTCAGCCCGCGCGTCTTGACGCTTTTCGGCGGGCCGGGCTCGGTCAAGGTCCACTCGGTCGTCGTCGCTTCGCGGCGCGGGCTGGTCGTCGTCGACGCCAATATCTCGCCGCGGCTGGCGGAGGAGATGAAAGCCATCGCGGCCCGGGAGCTGGGCCGGTCGGATTTCCGTTATGTCATCCTGACCCACGCCGACGGGGATCACGCCTGGGGCGGGGCGGCCTTTCCGGGCGCGGAGATCATCGCCCAGCGCGGCGCCCGGGAGAGGCTGAAGGCGGTCGCGGCCGATCCGGCTAAGGCCTTGGCCGAAGAGCTGGCCTATTCCTGCGAGAGGATCGCCGAATGGAGGCGAAGCCTGGCGGCTCTGCCCGCAGGGGCTTCCGATGCGGCGACCTATCGGACGATCATCGCCCGGGAGGAAGCCCTGGTCCGCGACTACGAGACGGGATTCTCCGTCGTCCCGCCGACAATCGGCTTCGATGATCGCCTGACCCTCGATCTCGGCGACCTGACGGCCGAGCTCGTGTTTTTCGGAGCGGCCCACAGCGGCGACGACATCCTAGTCTATTTCCCGGAAGAGAAGCTCCTCCTGACCGGTGACCTGGGCTTCGACTTCTCGCTCGGCTCGCCGCGCGAGGACGCCCCGCAGCCCGACCGGGTTTTCGACGTCCCCCGTTGGCTGCGGGCGCTGGACACCGTGCTCTCCGATCCCCACGGCTTGGAATACGTGATTTCGGCCCATCGCCGGGAGATCGGGTCGGGGAAGGACCTGGCCCGGCGACGGGCCTACCTGGGGGCGTCTTGGGACAGGGTTCTCGAAGCCCGGGCCAAGGGCGAGACGCTGGAGAGCGTCCTCGAGCGATCGGGCTTGGATGCGTTTTTCCCCGAAGCGATGGCCTGGCCGCTGACCTGGAGCGGGATGCCCACGGACGAGGAGCGCCGGGCCCGGCATCGCAGCCTGCTGCGCCTGTTCTGGCGCGAGGCCGGCCGGGCGGCCCGACTTGACTAA
- a CDS encoding cupin domain-containing protein produces the protein MNDDGAEAWARRLDLEPHPEGGFYREIYRSDEIIARPALPSRFPGARPFSTSIYFLLSAGQVSRLHRLRSDEIWHLYEGGPAVLHILDPEWGYRRLVLGRDPEKQEAHQHVLRMGWWFGAELAPEAPFVLAGCTLAPGFEFADFELGRREVLRAAFPAQAAIIDRLALA, from the coding sequence ATGAACGACGACGGCGCGGAAGCTTGGGCCAGGCGGCTCGACCTGGAGCCCCATCCCGAGGGAGGTTTTTACCGCGAGATCTACCGATCCGACGAGATCATCGCCCGGCCGGCGCTGCCTTCGCGCTTTCCCGGGGCTCGGCCCTTTTCAACCTCGATCTATTTCCTTCTCTCGGCCGGCCAGGTGTCCCGCCTGCACCGGCTGCGTTCCGACGAGATCTGGCATCTCTACGAAGGGGGACCGGCCGTCCTTCACATCCTGGACCCGGAGTGGGGCTACCGCCGGCTGGTCCTGGGCCGGGACCCGGAGAAGCAGGAAGCCCACCAGCACGTCCTGCGGATGGGCTGGTGGTTCGGGGCCGAGCTGGCCCCGGAGGCGCCGTTCGTCCTGGCCGGTTGCACGCTGGCGCCGGGCTTCGAATTCGCCGACTTCGAGCTGGGCCGTCGCGAAGTCCTGCGGGCCGCGTTTCCGGCCCAGGCCGCGATCATCGATCGTCTGGCTTTGGCGTAG
- a CDS encoding MFS transporter yields MKKDIRPSIVLIASVLAAFLAPFLSAALNIALPAIGRDFSIDAVLLGWTATSYILAAAVFLIPFGKIADIGGRKRIFLAGAVLNALSSGLCAAAGSAGVLIAARVLQGVGAAMIFCTGVAILTAAYPPHLRGRVLGINVAFTYTGLSMGPVLGGILTQQLGWRSIFAVSGLLSLILVLVAVRLPDDRKKAEGPAFDTAGSVLLGASLVAMMLGFSRLPRAEGAVLLLAAAAGMAGFLAWERRAASPVLDLSLFRGRPVFAFSNLAALIHYCATSAAGFLLSLYLQYLKGLTPQQAGLILIAQPAVMALFSPLAGRLSDRIEPRLLASAGMSISAAGLFSLAFLSASTAVVFVGGVLVVLGAGFALFSSPNTNAVMSAVGPKDYGLASAMLGTMRLTGQMLSMAAAMLLFVLFIGRIAITPPVYGRFLSAARTGFFLFGLLCVGGIFASLARGRMHGRAGD; encoded by the coding sequence ATGAAGAAAGACATCCGGCCCTCGATCGTCCTGATCGCTTCCGTCCTGGCCGCGTTCCTGGCTCCGTTCCTTTCGGCCGCCCTGAACATCGCCCTGCCCGCGATCGGCCGGGATTTCAGCATCGACGCCGTCCTCCTGGGCTGGACTGCGACCTCCTATATACTGGCGGCGGCCGTCTTCCTGATCCCCTTCGGCAAGATCGCCGATATCGGCGGGCGCAAAAGGATTTTTCTGGCCGGCGCCGTCTTGAACGCCCTCTCCTCGGGACTTTGCGCGGCGGCGGGTTCGGCCGGTGTCCTGATCGCGGCCCGGGTCCTGCAGGGCGTGGGGGCGGCGATGATCTTCTGCACCGGGGTGGCCATCCTGACGGCCGCCTACCCGCCGCATCTGCGCGGCCGGGTCCTGGGGATCAACGTCGCATTCACTTACACCGGACTTTCGATGGGGCCGGTCCTGGGCGGAATCCTGACCCAGCAGCTCGGCTGGCGGTCGATCTTCGCCGTCTCCGGATTGTTGTCTCTCATCCTCGTCCTCGTCGCCGTCCGTCTGCCCGACGACCGGAAGAAGGCCGAAGGCCCGGCCTTCGACACGGCCGGTTCGGTCCTGCTGGGCGCATCGCTCGTGGCGATGATGCTGGGCTTCTCCCGCCTGCCGCGGGCCGAGGGCGCAGTCCTACTGCTGGCCGCCGCGGCCGGGATGGCCGGTTTCCTGGCTTGGGAGCGGCGGGCCGCATCGCCCGTTCTCGATCTGAGTCTGTTTCGCGGCCGCCCCGTCTTTGCTTTTTCCAATCTGGCGGCGTTGATCCATTATTGCGCCACCTCCGCGGCGGGCTTTCTGCTTAGCCTGTACCTGCAGTATCTCAAGGGGCTGACGCCCCAGCAGGCGGGCTTGATCCTCATCGCCCAGCCGGCGGTCATGGCCCTCTTCTCGCCGCTCGCCGGCCGCTTGTCCGACCGGATCGAGCCGCGGCTTCTGGCCTCGGCCGGGATGAGCATTTCGGCGGCGGGCCTGTTCTCGCTGGCCTTCCTGTCGGCTTCCACCGCCGTCGTATTCGTCGGCGGAGTGCTGGTCGTTCTGGGGGCCGGCTTCGCTCTCTTTTCTTCGCCCAACACCAACGCGGTCATGAGTGCCGTGGGCCCCAAGGATTACGGCCTGGCTTCGGCCATGCTGGGGACGATGCGTTTAACCGGGCAGATGTTGAGCATGGCGGCGGCGATGCTTTTGTTCGTTCTCTTCATCGGCCGGATCGCGATCACCCCGCCCGTCTACGGGCGCTTCCTGTCCGCCGCCCGGACCGGGTTCTTCCTGTTCGGCCTGTTGTGCGTGGGGGGGATTTTCGCTTCCCTGGCCCGCGGCCGGATGCACGGCCGAGCCGGGGACTGA